Proteins found in one Aspergillus puulaauensis MK2 DNA, chromosome 8, nearly complete sequence genomic segment:
- a CDS encoding TFIIIC subunit 6 family protein (COG:S;~EggNog:ENOG410PQHG;~InterPro:IPR019481;~PFAM:PF10419), translating into MSVLDPAMPNSHLDDDDSDWEYEYHDTETETFFLNLDLTTHHGAIRAPRRRNDPSASTSTSVPGTVNATPATSRPDDQDAAVAGSETDNAPSGRVQILGLHTHNPIISYQNQIFSGTWADQIGTELFFARPDNVGAEFDHVESASTYIPPLKHTEDFDLISANSVKILGRKANLISSSGPTVAPEQREPSFGSTQGPTPDAPGLVYKAEHQSNQARFLNRLKDLKSQKGETDTVRTVFSTARRGPNLEARLRGWVQTEEQLNSIRQLNDRAVQGDSNAIWELENIYAQLGSHHPGTSEGPSRLG; encoded by the exons ATGTCCGTTCTGGATCCTGCCATGCCCAATTCCCaccttgacgatgatgattcCGACTGGGAATATGAGTATCACGACACCGAAACAGAG ACTTTCTTTTTAAACCTCGACCTGACAACTCATCATGGCGCCATACGAGCCCCTCGCCGCCGGAATGACCCTTCCGCTTCGACATCAACCAGCGTCCCCGGCACCGTGAATGCTACACCGGCTACTTCGCGACCCGATGATCAAGATGCAGCTGTAGCCGGCTCCGAAACCGACAACGCTCCCTCAGGGCGTGTTCAAATTCTCGGCCTCCATACGCACAACCCGATCATCTCCTACCAGAATCAGATCTTCAGCGGAACGTGGGCAGACCAGATCGGCACAGAGTTGTTTTTCGCGCGGCCCGACAATGTGGGCGCTGAATTCGATCATGTTGAATCCGCATCCACTTATATTCCGCCATTGAAGCACACCGAGGATTTTGACCTCATATCGGCAAACAGCGTCAAGATCCTCGGTCGAAAGGCAAATCTTATTTCGAGCTCAGGCCCGACTGTGGCTCCAGAACAGCGAGAACCATCCTTCGGTTCAACTCAGGGTCCCACACCAGATGCCCCAGGGCTGGTATACAAGGCCGAGCATCAATCAAACCAAGCCCGGTTTCTTAACCGTTTAAAAGATCTGAAATCTCAGAAGGGCGAAACAGATACCGTGCGCACGGTCTTCAGTACTGCCAGGCGGGGTCCGAATCTTGAGGCTCGACTACGGGGATGGGTACAGACGGAGGAACAACTAAATTCGATTCGACAGCTCAATGATAGGGCCGTTCAAGGCGATTCCAATGCCATCTGGGAGCTAGAAAACATCTATGCTCAACTTGGTAGTCATCATCCCGGCACATCCGAAGGCCCATCACGTTTGGGTTGA